The DNA segment AACAAAATGGTCTTGGAGTCGTTTATTGGCAATTACACAGCAAGAAACCACTCTGCTTTCAATAATCTTTCCatgtacttttgtgttctctcgtTTCATGTAtagttagagatattgatgaagcTAGACAATGCATCTTCCATCACATCATTCTTTAATTACTCATATAAACCACGAACTGTGTGCAATGATTGAAGCTAATTCTGTTCCATGTGCAACCAAAAGCTTGTTTTGTGCATGAAAGCACGCTAGGTATTGGGTCGTCTCAGCAGATGAAGGCACAAAAGAACGAGACATGAACAAGCTTCCTTGTCAGCGAAAGAACCTAAGACAAGCCAACGTCAAACATGGCGCTGACAGTGTCTCCGACAAAAGGCATTCTAGTTTATCAAGGACCGTCGGATCGCGATCGTGCGGCTCGACCAGGCTGTAATCATGCATGGCAAAAGTAATGATCGATGGGAACGCGCACTCGTAAACAAAGCCACCATTACGTCTAAAACAACAAGCGACGCCAGCTGGGAGAAACCAAAGCTGTCCCGGTGTTGTTTCCCCACCCTGACGAAGAAGGCAACCTGGGAACTGCATCCATGATTTCATGGAGCACCACACAAACCTACATGAGGGGATAAAAGAAAGATGAAGTTGATGGGGGCTGCTCTTTGGATATATGTGGCGGCATAACTCTGCGGATGCTCTGCTTCATCCACTGCAGGGGGTCAAAAGCACAGCCTCATCCACTGCCAACAAATGCAGTGGGTTGTTTGAGCCCTTTGGGACATACATATTTCCTGCATTTAGCTGACGCCAAACCAAACCCAATGCAGCTTTTCTCTTGCTCCTTTGAAGAAGGTAAGCCACCTGTGGCTATCATGCCAGCTTCCTGCCTGTTTCATGTTCTCTGTGTACTCTTATGACTTTGATTAAGCAAACGAAGGTGACTCGTAACTAGAATGTTGTCACGCTTGTTGTCTTTTAGTAGCCCAAGATGTGATGCTTCACCTGATTTCGGACTTACTTTTCTACGTCTGCTGCAAATAATTCACCCAATGCTCTGCTAATAAAATGATGCCCTCGTATTGTTTGGTGCGATAACTATTACACCATTAGGCAGAAAGGATATGATGCTGAGAACCTTTCTTTTGTTTAGAGAATTTACAAGTAAAGACATCATCTCTAACCTACGTATATGTATCCCAAAAGAATTCCAATCCTACATATTTGACAGAATGTTTGATGAAATGTATACGAACGCTTCTTTCATGTGGATGACTCACACTGCAACCTTCGCAGGCAggctggaggaagaagaagataaacTCCGCGACGGGCGCCAACACGGATATCAAAGCAAGCCGTGAGCTGCTGCTGACACGCGGTCCACCATACAGCCACACGCAGCTCCAACGTACGGCCAGACACCTGAGGCGGGACACGCGTCAAGAAAGCAGTCGTTGACTGTACTCTCTCTCACAGGGTGCGTCGCAGGCTTCGCCTGTTCTCCCGTGCGATGTTAGTGTGGGGAGTCACAGGCTTCGCTTCCTTTTTTTCCTTGTTTGTGTTACGCTTTCCCCTTCAAATTCCACCAACTTTGTCCATACTATATCGGCCTTTTCTGATCCAAACAGAGATATACTAGTAATACAGATTTATATGGGAAAACGGGTTGCATGGGAAGCGAGCTCGTCGTCGTTATATAGTCGTGGAAGAAAGAGAGCAGCCCCAACGGACAAGAGAAGGCCATCGAGATATTGAGAGACCATCCGCTCTTCTTCTCCGCCGCCAGGATGCTCCGCCTTGTCTCCCGGTACGTCCTCCGCCTTTGTCCTCTCAAACTTGTGGAGACTGAGTATTTAAGCTGACGATGGTGTCTATTCTTCTCGATTTGTGATTACACTGGCTCGGAAATTAAGCAGGAGAGTGGCCGTGGCCGGAACGAAGGAGAGTTCATGGCGAAAACAGGTCAAGTTCTCGTCGGCGAGGCAGAGAGGCAGGTGAGTCTGCTATGCGTTGAGGTGGCAAACTCGTTCCTGTCGTCTACAGTTAACTGATATGGCAATGATTGATAGGTTAACTTGTAGCATCTAAATTATGAGCTTCTTGATGTCTCGTCGGTAAATCTCTATGGATGAGCGTCTGTTTCCCTCTGCGAAATGCATGGTTGCAGGTTGGAGGGGAAGGTGGCTCTGATCACCGGAGGAGCAGGTGGGCTGGGCAAGGCCGCGGCACGTGAGTTCATCGAAGAGGGCGCCACCGTCGTCCTCGCTGACGTCGACGCGTTACTGGGCGAGCAAGCCGCCCAACAGCTCGGCCCGCACGCCCAGTTCGTGGAGTGCGACGTGACCGTCGAGCAACAAGTGGCCGAAGCTGTCGACTTCGCCGTGGCCCGCCACGGCCGCCTGCACATCATGCACAACAGCGCCGGCATCGCTGGCCCGCCGATGGCCCCCGACGTCGCCCGCCTCGACCTGGCTGACTTCGACCACGTCATGGGCGTCAACGTCCGCGGAACCCTGGCCGGAATCAAGCACGCGGCCCGCGTCATGGCCCCAACCGGCTCGGGCTCCATCATCTGTATCTCAAGCGTCAGCGGGCTCATGGGAGGGCTCGGCACGCACCCATACACCATCTCCAAGTTTGCGGTGACCGGGATCGTGAAGTCGGTCGCCGGCGAACTGTGCCGCCGCGGGGTCCGAGTCAACTGCATCTCGCCATTCGTGATCCCGACGCGGCTGGTGGTGGATCAGTTGGCTCAGATATACGGCGACGTGGGAAGGCAAAAGATAATGGAGATAGTGGATGGTTTGAGCGAGTTGAACGGAGCAAAGTGTGAGGAGATCGACGTCGCCAAGGCAGCCGTTTACCTGGCGTCGGACGATTCCAAGTACATCACAGGTCATAACCTGGTGCTCGACGGGGGATTCACAAGCTACAAGCAGCTAAATCTGCCGACGCCCGACAGGCTCGAGCTATAGTTGTCTTTGTTTCCTGCTCCTTTGGCGCAAAGTACATGTCAGGATATAGTTTGCTGCAACCTGTGTTTTGCTTGTTTTCTGTGCATCCTAACTACAGCGGACAGTTCAACTCTAGAAGATCATGCCGAGGCCGGAAGAGGAAGAGAGCAACCATTTCCTCCATGACTAACATAAGCTTCATCTACCTGGCTTGGATAGGAACTGCGCAACCGGCGGTCTGCCTGCATTGCCATCAGTGGCATCTGGAATTAGTGCTTATTGATGACAGCCATGTGAGATGTTGGTCCTCGAATCACAATGTTTCTACCTTTGCCCACCATGCTTCCATCAATAGAACTATATCACATTACCAACACATTTATGCAATTAAtccagtgaatatatatatatatatatatataaaggaaaatAAGCATAAAACCACTGCCTAATGAATAGACCAATTTATTAGAGCCCAAGAGCCCAGAATTGGGTTAAGTAGATGGCTATAAGAATGAATAGGCCCAAGATGAAGTGGCCCAAGACAAATCTGGGCTCTGATAACTTGGTCCAATGATGGGGTTGGGTGGTTCTAtgcttatttttcttaaaatcaaaatttatatatatatatatatattaatgtattTTATtggataattaattttaattgaaAGAGATACATATGCTAATTGTGTAGATAACATTTTGAGAAGTTCTTCTTCTCTTGTTGGTTTTATATTTTGAGATTATTAGAGTCGCACAGCTTTAATTCAGCAGGTGATGCATCATAAATCCTTCTTCTCACTCTCAGTCTTGTCTCGCTGTCTTTTGCTGCAGTGGTGCTAATTTTCTTGGTCAAAGAACACACACGATGAACTGTTTGGGTTGCAGTCTGTGGACAACGACAAACCAGGTTTGGCAGTAACCATCAGTGCGAGATGCATGAAAGCTGAGGAAACCCATCCGAGTTGAATAGAAGCAATCACGAGATACTTGGCTTCCCCTCCCATCCTCTTCTCTCTCCACTTTATTCCCAccttgcatctctctctctctctctctcgtatccCTGTTTGTCTCCTCTACCATAAATAACGCTGTGCCTGGGACCTCTTCCGGCCGTTAAAGCACAGCCCCACCTCTCCGTCTACCTCAGTTGGTGATTGCCCAATTTACCAGGGAATACTGCAGACCTCCATCTCTTTCTCGAGTTATTACCACTTCCCTTGGAAGAATAACAGATGTGGTCCTTAGAGATGCATTCATCATGACATTACTGTCCTTCAATACCTTAAAAGAAAGCCTCTCCTTCTCCCTACTCATTTTTTTTACCTTCCTTTTCTACAGCTGCAATCAGAATCATGTTCTTCTGTAGTTTGGACAATGATGCATGAGATAAGATATGGAATGCATGGTGTTTCTACATGAGGTTGCAGGCTACAATATCCCTTACCTGCTGTATCATTCTACCTCACAACAAAAGAGCATCTGTTCTGCTCCTCGAAGTGTTGGCATCAAGAGGTTACTGGACTAAGCTCCCTCGGCACTGTCGAAAAGGACTTCCCCATGTCTGTGTTCCCTTCTCGCTCCATCATCCAACACAAAACAAAGCTTTATGTCCTTCACATGGATATGGCTGGCCTCATTTGTTGACTACCGATACCACTTGGACCACTCATCGATCTGTAGATGAGTAATGTTTTGTTCCGCACACAACTAAAGTTACTGCAGCAAATGACAAGGTTTGTAGTAGATGAAAAGCTAGCAGATCACAGCAGCTTCCAACAGCAAACAATGCTGGAATTCTTGGCCAAACTGATGTGAATTGTACTGTGAGACCTACAGAGATTAATTGTATGAAGACATGAGCATTGTTCACCGCCTGTCAATGGTCTGTGGACTCTGCCGGTGATGATGAGCAGAGCCTTTGCTCGTGGGCATATTGGGGATTCCGACATGGCAATAATAGGAAGTGACAGGAAAGGAGCGGAAGGCCACCACGCCACACGTCTGCTGCTCTCCCTTCGTGAAACGCAATGGTTTGAATGCATCCCCTCGCAGGCGGAGTGCTGCGAGCTCTGAAACGGTAGAGAAAAGGTTAAAAGGCCTTAATACCCAACCCCACACCGTCTTCTGTCTTCTTCTGTAACGCGGAGAGAGGACAGGAGCGGCCATGCTCTCGGGGATCAATGGCGGGGTGTGGACGGAAGGAGGAGGCGACGAGGACGACGCCGCGTCGTGGACGAGAGCGAACGCGTCCAACGCCAGTAGCGGGGTGATGGGAGGGCGCAGGGACGAGCTCGGCCTCCTCAGCTTCAAGTCCATgctggacgacgacgacgacaacgacTGGTACCTGGGCAGCGCCGCTGCCTCCAACCCCGTGCCGCCTGCCGCCTCCCACCATTCCTTTCAGGCGTTCCAGACACATCAGGAGCTCACGGACGTGGCCTTTCCCTCGAATGTTTCGCCGCACGAGGCCCTGATGCTCCCACCCGTCGTCAACCTCGATCAAAACCAGCCATTTTTCACTGCAAAATCAGCCCTTTCCTCTCTCTTCGTCTCGGTTAGCTCCAACCCCTTCGACACCGGGTTTGGTGTCGGCTGCGACGCCCCGGGGTTTCTCCAGGCTTCCCAAGTGTCCAATTTCCCGGTCATGATGAACAGAGGTTGTGGCGGGGGAGGAGTCCTTGGTTTTGCAGGAATGGGGGCGGGCGAGCAGCTTGGTTGTCCCGATCTGAGCTCCGGAGCCGCATTCTCTGGTGACCATCTGCTGCCCTCGTCCGGGCACTGTTCTGGTTCCAGCTCCGGTGCCGCCTTCGGCCCCATGGGCTTCGA comes from the Musa acuminata AAA Group cultivar baxijiao chromosome BXJ1-10, Cavendish_Baxijiao_AAA, whole genome shotgun sequence genome and includes:
- the LOC104000662 gene encoding zerumbone synthase-like isoform X1; amino-acid sequence: MLRLVSRRVAVAGTKESSWRKQVKFSSARQRGRLEGKVALITGGAGGLGKAAAREFIEEGATVVLADVDALLGEQAAQQLGPHAQFVECDVTVEQQVAEAVDFAVARHGRLHIMHNSAGIAGPPMAPDVARLDLADFDHVMGVNVRGTLAGIKHAARVMAPTGSGSIICISSVSGLMGGLGTHPYTISKFAVTGIVKSVAGELCRRGVRVNCISPFVIPTRLVVDQLAQIYGDVGRQKIMEIVDGLSELNGAKCEEIDVAKAAVYLASDDSKYITGHNLVLDGGFTSYKQLNLPTPDRLEL
- the LOC104000662 gene encoding zerumbone synthase-like isoform X2, which codes for MAMIDRLEGKVALITGGAGGLGKAAAREFIEEGATVVLADVDALLGEQAAQQLGPHAQFVECDVTVEQQVAEAVDFAVARHGRLHIMHNSAGIAGPPMAPDVARLDLADFDHVMGVNVRGTLAGIKHAARVMAPTGSGSIICISSVSGLMGGLGTHPYTISKFAVTGIVKSVAGELCRRGVRVNCISPFVIPTRLVVDQLAQIYGDVGRQKIMEIVDGLSELNGAKCEEIDVAKAAVYLASDDSKYITGHNLVLDGGFTSYKQLNLPTPDRLEL